One Xenopus tropicalis strain Nigerian chromosome 8, UCB_Xtro_10.0, whole genome shotgun sequence genomic window carries:
- the LOC100497957 gene encoding coagulation factor XIII B chain isoform X1: MEPIGVLVCVLCCIVVGAQPSDNKCENPKLEHGRLFPWLFSDLSINTAIRYRCDEGYVAANQVSKSYGSAKCTNTGWDPEPKCLGPCSTSKEDMNANGIRTGFVFLWTRSPIEHGDSILFRCVPGYGISDPSLLRVQCNDGVIPYPKCTKLEGCGPPPIVLHGETVQDRVKSYEHGSVMTYKCPLSYTLEGNQNITCRNGKWDDLPACKGPCRLSEEEMEANGIRGGLFLWWRQSTLHHGDRVSFRCVRGYDISDFKLLRVQCDNGVIPYPKCSKPESCGPPPVVPHGETVQDRVKSYEHGSVMTYKCPQYYALEGNQNVTCRSGKWDDPPACREPCVVNSKDVEENNIRLLWLGTEKQYVQHGDYIRFRCLRGYGIPDYNMLTVKCHQGIVAYPKCTAQGKP; this comes from the exons ATGGAGCCTATTGGAGTTCTAGTATGTGTCCTGTGCTGTATTGTAGTAGGAGCCCAGCCATCAG ACAACAAGTGTGAGAATCCTAAGCTGGAACATGGAAGACTTTTTCCCTGGTTATTCTCAGACCTGTCAATAAACACGGCAATTAGATATCGATGTGATGAAGGTTATGTTGCGGCAAACCAAGTCAGTAAAAGTTATGGATCAGCCAAATGCACCAACACTGGGTGGGACCCTGAACCCAAGTGCTTGG GGCCATGCTCTACTTCCAAGGAGGACATGAACGCAAATGGTATTAGAACGGGCTTCGTTTTTTTGTGGACAAGGTCCCCAATAGAACATGGAGACAGCATTTTATTTAGATGTGTGCCAGGATATGGGATATCTGATCCCAGCCTGTTAAGGGTGCAGTGCAATGATGGCGTTATCCCTTACCCTAAGTGCACCAAATTAG AGGGCTGCGGGCCCCCACCAATAGTGCTGCACGGGGAAACAGTACAAGACCGAGTGAAGTCATATGAACACGGCTCAGTAATGACGTATAAGTGCCCACTATCCTATACACTTGAAGGAAACCAAAACATTACATGTAGAAATGGGAAATGGGATGATCTACCGGCCTGCAAAG GGCCGTGCAGGCTTTCTGAGGAAGAGATGGAAGCAAACGGTATCAGAGGTGGCTTGTTTCTCTGGTGGAGACAGTCGACATTACATCACGGAGACAGGGTCTCATTTAGATGTGTGCGGGGATACGATATATCCGATTTCAAGCTATTAAGAGTACAATGTGATAACGGCGTTATCCCTTACCCTAAGTGCAGCAAGCCAG AGAGCTGCGGGCCCCCACCAGTAGTGCCACACGGGGAAACAGTACAAGACCGAGTGAAGTCGTATGAACACGGCTCAGTAATGACGTATAAGTGCCCACAATACTATGCACTTGAAGGAAACCAAAATGTTACGTGTAGAAGTGGAAAATGGGATGATCCACCGGCCTGCAGAG AGCCATGTGTAGTTAACAGCAAGGACGTGGAAGAAAACAATATCAGGCTGCTGTGGCTAGGCACTGAGAAACAATATGTCCAGCATGGAGATTACATTAGATTTCGTTGTTTAAGGGGATATGGGATTCCTGACTACAATATGCTCACAGTAAAGTGCCACCAAGGTATCGTGGCCTATCCCAAGTGCACTGCACAAGGTAAGCCATG A
- the LOC100497957 gene encoding coagulation factor XIII B chain isoform X2, giving the protein MEPIGVLVCVLCCIVVGAQPSDNKCENPKLEHGRLFPWLFSDLSINTAIRYRCDEGYVAANQVSKSYGSAKCTNTGWDPEPKCLGPCSTSKEDMNANGIRTGFVFLWTRSPIEHGDSILFRCVPGYGISDPSLLRVQCNDGVIPYPKCTKLEGCGPPPIVLHGETVQDRVKSYEHGSVMTYKCPLSYTLEGNQNITCRNGKWDDLPACKGPCRLSEEEMEANGIRGGLFLWWRQSTLHHGDRVSFRCVRGYDISDFKLLRVQCDNGVIPYPKCSKPESCGPPPVVPHGETVQDRVKSYEHGSVMTYKCPQYYALEGNQNVTCRSGKWDDPPACREPCVVNSKDVEENNIRLLWLGTEKQYVQHGDYIRFRCLRGYGIPDYNMLTVKCHQGIVAYPKCTAQE; this is encoded by the exons ATGGAGCCTATTGGAGTTCTAGTATGTGTCCTGTGCTGTATTGTAGTAGGAGCCCAGCCATCAG ACAACAAGTGTGAGAATCCTAAGCTGGAACATGGAAGACTTTTTCCCTGGTTATTCTCAGACCTGTCAATAAACACGGCAATTAGATATCGATGTGATGAAGGTTATGTTGCGGCAAACCAAGTCAGTAAAAGTTATGGATCAGCCAAATGCACCAACACTGGGTGGGACCCTGAACCCAAGTGCTTGG GGCCATGCTCTACTTCCAAGGAGGACATGAACGCAAATGGTATTAGAACGGGCTTCGTTTTTTTGTGGACAAGGTCCCCAATAGAACATGGAGACAGCATTTTATTTAGATGTGTGCCAGGATATGGGATATCTGATCCCAGCCTGTTAAGGGTGCAGTGCAATGATGGCGTTATCCCTTACCCTAAGTGCACCAAATTAG AGGGCTGCGGGCCCCCACCAATAGTGCTGCACGGGGAAACAGTACAAGACCGAGTGAAGTCATATGAACACGGCTCAGTAATGACGTATAAGTGCCCACTATCCTATACACTTGAAGGAAACCAAAACATTACATGTAGAAATGGGAAATGGGATGATCTACCGGCCTGCAAAG GGCCGTGCAGGCTTTCTGAGGAAGAGATGGAAGCAAACGGTATCAGAGGTGGCTTGTTTCTCTGGTGGAGACAGTCGACATTACATCACGGAGACAGGGTCTCATTTAGATGTGTGCGGGGATACGATATATCCGATTTCAAGCTATTAAGAGTACAATGTGATAACGGCGTTATCCCTTACCCTAAGTGCAGCAAGCCAG AGAGCTGCGGGCCCCCACCAGTAGTGCCACACGGGGAAACAGTACAAGACCGAGTGAAGTCGTATGAACACGGCTCAGTAATGACGTATAAGTGCCCACAATACTATGCACTTGAAGGAAACCAAAATGTTACGTGTAGAAGTGGAAAATGGGATGATCCACCGGCCTGCAGAG AGCCATGTGTAGTTAACAGCAAGGACGTGGAAGAAAACAATATCAGGCTGCTGTGGCTAGGCACTGAGAAACAATATGTCCAGCATGGAGATTACATTAGATTTCGTTGTTTAAGGGGATATGGGATTCCTGACTACAATATGCTCACAGTAAAGTGCCACCAAGGTATCGTGGCCTATCCCAAGTGCACTGCACAAG AATGA